The window CTGATGTGATCGTCAAAGCATGGCGAAATGCCTGACGGCCTCGCAGACAGCGCGGAAGCCGTCGCGCGCGCCATCGCTCATATGGCGGGCGCGTAGCCAGGCATGCACCATCTGCGGTTCCTCCCGGAACGAAACCTCGATGCCCTCCGCAGCCAGCCGGGCGGCATAGTGCCGGCCGTCATCGCGAAGCGGATCGAAATGCGCGACGGTGATGAAGGCCGGCGGCAGTCCGATGAGCGAAGCTGCCTGCAGCGGCTCGGCGATCGCATTTCCTGCAGGGGCCCGCAGGATCTCGCGATAATAGGCGACATCGGCCGTCGTCAGTCCGGGTGCGGCGGCCATTTCCACATAGGACCCTGCGTCGAGGTCGCCGCCGAGGCTAGGGTAGATCAGCACCTGGCCGACGACACCCGATAGCTCCTCGTCGCGCGCCCGCAAGGCAAGGCCTGCCGCAAGATTGCCGCCGGCGCTGTCGCCGATCAGCACGACTTTGTTGCTGGCGGCAAGCAGATGTTTCAGCACGGCAAAGCCGTCATCCGTCTGTGCCGGCCAGCGAAATTCAGGGGCCAGCCGGTAATCGACGGAAACGAGTTCGGCGCCGGCAAAATCGGCGATCTCGGCGCAGATGGCATGATGGCTCTCGAGCGAACCGACGACGAAGCCGCCGCCATGGAGATAGAGCAGAACAGTCCGGGTGATGATTTTCCGCGGACGGTAGCGCCGGATCGGTATGCGCTGAACCATGCCGTCCGCAAAGATCATATCCGGGGGCAGCGGGCGGTCGAAGCGCGCACAAAGTGCATCGTACCAATGCCGCTGCTGTTCGACCGGCGCTTCAACGGCGTCCGCGGGATAGAAGCTATCGCAAATCTGGAGAAACTGCAGAATGCCCTTTTCGGTGGGGACAGGCGATGGAGCGGACATTGAGGGTCCTTTCGATTTTGGACATGCGGATCACGCCCTTGGCCGACTCTGCGTCCATCATGCGCCTTTGCGGCGGAGGCAATCTGTCTGGTCGCGACCCGTGGATGTCGCGATGCTTTCTTATTTTGATCCTGCATTTCCAGGGGCTTTGCCGTTTTTTTCAAAAACCCGACAAATCTTTCGCCTGCGACCCAAGGAAAGTCATCGGCGAAACGTCTAAATCCTGAAATAGCATCGTGCTTGATAGCTTGGGGGTAAGTGCGCATTGGATGCGGAGCTCATAGAACGAGCACAGCGCGGCGACCGGGAAGCCTTCGGGCAACTGGTCTCGCGCCATTATGATTTCGTCCGCGCGACGGCGTGGCGGTGGTCGGGCAGTTCCACGGATGCGGACGATATCGCCCAGGAGGTCTGCGTCAAAATCGGTGCCGCCATGCGCAGCTTTCGCGGCGCCAGCCACTTCAGGACATGGCTTTACACGCTGACGCTGAACGCCGCTCGCGATCACAGACGCAAACGCGCACGAGAGCAGCAGACGTTCCGCGCCTATGCTGCTGAACCCCGGCAGGATGCGCCGGGCGGAGAAGACGAGATATCGAACGCATTGTGGGCGGCCGTGCGCGCTTTGCCGGAACGGCAATGCGACGCCGTGCTGCTCGTCTATGGCGAAGGCCTCAGCCATTCGGCCGCCGCCGATGTCATGGGCTGCTCGGAGGCGACCGTCTCCTGGCAGGTCCACGAGGCGCGCAAGCGGCTGAAGGCCATGTTCGGCAAGGAAGAGGTATGATGGACAAGGAACTCGAAAAGCTCTCCCGCCTCACCCCGCCCGCCATCGATCCGCAGGCGCGGGCGCGCGCCCTTGCGGCGGCGATGCAGGCCTTCGACAGCGCAGAAAATAATGCAGCGGCAGCCCAAGGAAATACCAAGGGCTGGCGTCCAAGCTCCATCATCGACTGGATATGGAGCCCTGCTGTGAATAAGAAATTCCTCGCCGGTTCAGCCCTTGCGACGCTCATCGTCATTCCCGCCGCGGGTTATCTCACCCTCGAGCTGACCCGCAACCAACCAATTATCGACCAGGAGAAGATCGCCGGCACAGTTTCGAAAAATGGGGTGGCGAAACCGGCCGAACCTCGGCTTTCCGAAGCGCCGGCCGAAGAGAATCGGCCGGCTCAATCGTCTGCGGCTGATAGCGCTCAAATCATGCAGGACAAGGAGCCTCAGGCGGCAAAGTCCGCCGCGGAGTTGCGCGCTGAATTCGATGCAGGCGAAATCGCCGCTCTCAAGAGCAAGTCGGAGGATTCCGCGGCGGCTCTTGGCATGGCCAAACGTGCTGCGCCGGCCGCTCCTGGTGTGGTTGCTCAGGGCCAGCTGTTGGCTGAACCGATGGCCGCCGTCGCCCCCTCCCCTGTCCCGCCGACGGATGGACGGGCCCAGCTCCAGCTCGATCCCAGCCGCGAGCGGTTTGCCAATGCCGCGGTAAATCCGATCAAAAGTGTCGCGGCCGATCCGGTTTCGACCTTCTCCGCCGATGTCGACAGCGCTTCCTATTCTTTTGTCCGCCGGTCGCTCACCGCCGGGGCGATGCCGGATCCGCAATCGGTTCGCGTCGAAGAGATGATCAATTATTTCCCCTATGACTGGCCGGGTCCCGAGAAGGCCGACCAGCCTTTCAAGGCGACCGTGACGGTGATGCCGACCCCGTGGAATCACGACACGCAACTGATGCACGTGGCGATCAAGGGTTATGACATCGCGCCGGCGACCGCGCCGCACGCCAATCTCGTTTTTCTGATCGACGTCTCGGGCTCGATGGACGAACCGGACAAGCTGCCGCTGCTGAAGAGCGCCTTCCGGCTGCTGGTCAACAAGCTGAAGGCGGACGACACCGTGTCGATCGTCACTTATGCCGGCAATGCCGGCACGGTGCTCGAGCCGACGCGGGTGGCGGAGAAATCGAAGATCCTGTCGGCGATCGACAGGCTGGAGGCTGGAGGCTCGACCGGCGGCGCGGAGGGCATCGCGGCGGCGTACGATCTTGCCAAAAAGGCCTTCGTCAAGGACGGCGTCAACCGGGTGATGCTGGCGACGGACGGCGACTTCAATGTCGGCCCGTCGATCGACGAGGATCTGAAACGCATCATCGAGGAGAAACGCAAGGACGGCATCTTCCTGACCGTTCTCGGCTTCGGCCGCGGCAATCTCAACGATTCCCTGATGCAGACGCTCGCCCAGAACGGCAATGGCAGCGCCGCCTATATCGACACCCTGGCGGAAGCGCAGAAGACCTTGGTCGAAGAAGCCGGATCGACGCTGTTTCCGATTGCGAAGGACGTCAAGTTCCAGGTCGAGTTCAATCCGGAACGGATCGCCGAATACCGGCTGATCGGTTACGAGACGCGCGCCCTCAAACGCGAGGATTTCAACAATGACCGCGTCGATGCTGGCGATATCGGCTCCGGCCACAGTGTCACGGCGATTTACGAGATCACGCCCACGGGAAGTCCCGCGATGATGAATGACGAACTGCGTTACGGCGCCGCCGATGAGGCACCGGCCGAGACATCGGACGGTACGCATCAGGGTGAGCTTGCCTTCGTCAAGATGCGTTACAAGCGGCCGGGCGAGGACAAGAGCGCCCTGATTACAGCGCCGGTCGGTGACGGCAACGCGGTCGCCACCATCGACGCCGCGCCTGAAGATGTTCGCTTCTCGGTGGCCGTCGCCGCCTTCGGCCAGAAATTGAGCCGCACCAGCGCCCTCGATGACTATCCCTATCAGGCGATTGCCGATCTCGCTGCGGCATCGCGGGGGGTGGATCCTTTCGGCTACAGAGCGGATTTCCTCGGCCTCGTTCGTTTGGCTGACGGCCTCAGCCAGCAATAGGGAAGAAGCGCCCGTGCTTCTAGTAAGAGGCAGGCCTGAAAAGGCGGCCTTAGGCTTGCGGGCAAACCACTGCAAAACCCGCGACGTCATCCTCGGCCTTGTGCCGAGGATCTACGCCGTCCCAATTAAGTCGCTGAAAATAAATGTTTTCCCCTCTAGAAATTATTGTGGTCAGATGCTCGGCACAAGGCCGAGCATGACGGAGGAGAGTTTGTCAACAAACCGAGGCCGTCTGAGAGGCGGCTCAGGGATTATCCCAGTCTTGAGCCGTTGGCGGTGAGATAGACGGCGTAAAGCGACGTGGTTGCGGTGATGAAGAGGCGGTTCAGCTTCTCTCCTCCGAACGCGACATTGGAGACCATTTCGGGAATATGGATCTTGCCGATCAGCGTGCCATCGGGATCATAGCAGTGCACACCGTCGCCGGCGCTCGTCCAGATCCTTCCCTTCCGATCGACGCGGAAACCATCGAAAAAGCCCGCGGTGCATTCGGCAAAAATGCCGAGGTCGCTCAGCTTGCCATCGCCGGACACGGCGAGCTTTCTGATATGGCGCGGACCGCCCGATAGGTGCGTCCCGCCGGTGTCGGCGACATAGAGCGTCGTTTCGTCAGGCGAGAAGGCGAGCCCGTTCGGCTTGACGAAATCCGAAGTCATTTGGTCGGTGGCACCCGTTGCCGGATCGTGCCGGTAGACATGGCATCCGCCGATTTCCTCCTCGCCATAATCGCCCTCATAGTCGTGGAGGATGCCGTAGCTCGGGTCGGTGAACCAGACGGTGCCGTCCGATTTGACGGTGACGTCGTTCGGCGAATTGAGCCGTTTGCCGGCCACCCGATCGGCCAGAATGCTGACCTTGCCGTTGAACTCGGTGCGGGTGATGCGGCGCGTCAGGTGTTCGCAAGTGATAAGCCGCCCCTGATTATCGACGGTGTTGCCGTTCGAGTTGTTGCTGGGCGAGCGGAATACCGAGGTCTGGCCGCTGGTATCGTCATAGCGCATCATGCGATTGTTGGGGATATCCGAGAAGACCAGATAGCGCCCGGCGGCAAACCAGGCCGGTCCCTCCAGCCAGCGGCCGCCCGTCCAAAGCCGCTCGACGCGGGCATGGCCGACGAAGCAGTTCTCAAAGCGCGGGTCGAGAACCTCGAACCCCGTACCCTCGATTTCCCCGAACATGATGCCTCCTCCTCTCAATTTGTTATCGATATCATCCTGCCCTGTTTCGCGGCCTTCGTATAGAGATCGATGGACTGTGGAACGCTGCACTCCCGCAATAATATCGATTGTGCGATGATAGCGATAACTTTATTCTATCGTGCGTTGCCAACTCGGAAGCTGTTTTAAGGGCGGAGACCAGTGAAAAACGAGGATGAGCCAAAAGACAAGCGTCTCAAGGGAGGAGACGCCCAAAAGCTGACGATGGCCGAGGTCGCCAAATATGTCGGCGTATCGGCCATGACCGTTTCGCGCGCCTTTCGCCAGGATGCGAGCGTTTCCGAAGAGACGCGCAAGCGCATCATGGAAGCGGTCGATGCGCTCGGCTATGTGCTCGACCTTTCGGCCGGCAGCCTCTCGTCGCGGCGCAGCGGCTTCATCGCCGCGCTCGTACCTTCCATCAACAATTCGAATTTCTCCGACACTGCCCGCGGCATCACGGATGCGCTTGAGAATACCGGCCTCCAGCTTCTTCTTGGCTATACCGACTATGCCGCGGAGAAAGAGGAAAAGCTGATCGAGGCCATGCTTCGCCGGCGCCCCGAAGGCATCATCCTGACGGGCGGTTCGCACACCGAGCGCGCGCGGCGCATGCTTGATAAGGCCGGCATTCCGGTGGTTGAAACCTGGGAAATTCCGGAAGAACCGATCAATCACGTTGTCGGCTTTTCCAACAGCGAGGCGATGTCGCTGCTGGTGCGGACGCTTGCCAGCCAGGGCTATCGCAGATTCGGTTATATCGGTGGTACGACGGCGCGCGATACGCGCGGCAGCCAGCGGCGAAGCGGTTTCCTGAAGACTGTCGAAGAACTGGGTCTCGGACCGGGCCGGGCGATTTCCTTCGGCGTGCCGCCGATCACCATGGAACAGGGCGGCCAGGCGATCGTCAGTCTGCTGGAGCGCTGGCCTGACACGGAAGTCGTTCTCTGCGTTTCCGACCTGTCCGCCTTCGGCGCGATCATGGAGTGCAAGCGCAGGGGGATGCGCGTGCCTGAAGATATCGCCATTGCCGGTTTCGGCGATTACGAGATCTCGTCGATCTGTCATCCCAGCATCACGACGATCAATGTCGACTGTTACGGCATCGGCCGCCAGGCCGCCGTCCGCCTGCTGGATGCCCTGCAGGCGGGCAGCGAGGCGAGCGGCGACGAGATCACATTGATCAGCTACAAGGTCGTCCTGCGCGAAAGCACGGATCGCAGCGCCCGATAGTCTGGACCTTGTCAGAAGGCGATCTGCACTTTCATTGACTTGCTGCGGTCGCTCGCCAGTTCGAAGGCGGCGACAGCCTCTTCGATGGCAAAAACACCTGTGAGCAGCGGTTTCAGATTAACGCGGCGCGCATTGATCAGTTCGACGGCGAGCGCAAATTCCTCGTGAAAGCGGAATGTTCCGCGCATCTCGATTTCCTTGGCGACGATCATGTTCTGCGGGATGGAGACATCGCCGCCAAGGCCGAGTTGCACGAGGACGGCACGAGGTTTCAGCGCCTCCAGACCGGCGCGCACCGCCCGCTCATTGCCCGAGGCTTCGAACATGATGTCGAAATATCCCTTGTCGGCGCCGTAGGCGGCAAGGTCGGCGGCATGCGTGGCAACATTGATCGTTCGATCCGCGCCGCTGGTGCGGGCAATCGCCAGAACGCTGTCGGTCACATCGGTCGCGACAATTTCGCGGGCGCCAAGAACGCGCGCCGCAACGATCGCCAGCATGCCGATCGGGCCGCAGCCGGTGACGAGAACCCGTTTGCCGAGCAGCGATCCGGCGCGGCTAGCGGCATGCAGCGTCACGGCAAAAGGTTCGGCGAAGGCCGCTTCGTGAATGGAGATGCCGTCGGCAACCTTGTGGCATTGCCAGCGCTCCGCCACCAGCCGCTGGCGAAAGCCGCCCTGAATATGCGGCATCGGCATGGCGCTGCCATAAAACCGCATGTTGAGGCAGTGGTTCTGCTGTCCCTTCAGGCAATATTGGCAATGATTGCACGGCCGGCTCGGGGACACCGCAACGCGGTCGCCGACGGTTAGGTCGCTCACACCGGCGCCGAGCGCCTGGACCGTGCCGGCGATTTCGTGGCCGAGAATCATCGGCTCGCGCAGGCGAACGGTGCCGAAGCCGCCATGATTGTAATAATGCAGGTCGGAGCCGCAAATCCCGCCGGCTTCGATGGCGATCTCCACCTGCCCCTCTCCCGCGACCTCCGGCTCGCGCTCTTCAATCCTGAGATCCTTGGCGGCATGAATGACGATGGCTTTCATATCGGGATCCTCACACGACGGGAGTTGGCAGCGCCTGACCGGCAAAATGTGCAGCGAGATTGTCTCGCACCAACTGACCCATGGCCTTGCGGGTCTCGATGGTGCCGGAGCCGTGGTGGGGCTGCAGCACCACATTTGGCAGCGTCAGGAAGCGCTCATCGATTTTCGGCTCGTTGAGGAAAACGTCAAGGCCTGCGGCCTGGATGGTGCGGTTCTGAAGCGCTGCGATCAGTGCCTCCTCGTCGACGGTCGTTCCGCGCGAAACGTTGATCAGCATGCCTTCCGGACCGAGCGCTTCAAGCACCTCGGCGTTGATGATCTTCATGGTCGCGGCCCCTCCGGGAACGATGACGATCAGAAAGTCGGCCCAATTGGCAAGCGCGACCAGATTGGCTTCATAACCATGGGCGACATCCTGGTCCCTATTGCGGGCGAAATAAGAGATGTCGCAGCCGAAAGCGGC of the Rhizobium etli CFN 42 genome contains:
- a CDS encoding alpha/beta hydrolase codes for the protein MSAPSPVPTEKGILQFLQICDSFYPADAVEAPVEQQRHWYDALCARFDRPLPPDMIFADGMVQRIPIRRYRPRKIITRTVLLYLHGGGFVVGSLESHHAICAEIADFAGAELVSVDYRLAPEFRWPAQTDDGFAVLKHLLAASNKVVLIGDSAGGNLAAGLALRARDEELSGVVGQVLIYPSLGGDLDAGSYVEMAAAPGLTTADVAYYREILRAPAGNAIAEPLQAASLIGLPPAFITVAHFDPLRDDGRHYAARLAAEGIEVSFREEPQMVHAWLRARHMSDGARDGFRAVCEAVRHFAML
- a CDS encoding RNA polymerase sigma factor; its protein translation is MDAELIERAQRGDREAFGQLVSRHYDFVRATAWRWSGSSTDADDIAQEVCVKIGAAMRSFRGASHFRTWLYTLTLNAARDHRRKRAREQQTFRAYAAEPRQDAPGGEDEISNALWAAVRALPERQCDAVLLVYGEGLSHSAAADVMGCSEATVSWQVHEARKRLKAMFGKEEV
- a CDS encoding vWA domain-containing protein — its product is MMDKELEKLSRLTPPAIDPQARARALAAAMQAFDSAENNAAAAQGNTKGWRPSSIIDWIWSPAVNKKFLAGSALATLIVIPAAGYLTLELTRNQPIIDQEKIAGTVSKNGVAKPAEPRLSEAPAEENRPAQSSAADSAQIMQDKEPQAAKSAAELRAEFDAGEIAALKSKSEDSAAALGMAKRAAPAAPGVVAQGQLLAEPMAAVAPSPVPPTDGRAQLQLDPSRERFANAAVNPIKSVAADPVSTFSADVDSASYSFVRRSLTAGAMPDPQSVRVEEMINYFPYDWPGPEKADQPFKATVTVMPTPWNHDTQLMHVAIKGYDIAPATAPHANLVFLIDVSGSMDEPDKLPLLKSAFRLLVNKLKADDTVSIVTYAGNAGTVLEPTRVAEKSKILSAIDRLEAGGSTGGAEGIAAAYDLAKKAFVKDGVNRVMLATDGDFNVGPSIDEDLKRIIEEKRKDGIFLTVLGFGRGNLNDSLMQTLAQNGNGSAAYIDTLAEAQKTLVEEAGSTLFPIAKDVKFQVEFNPERIAEYRLIGYETRALKREDFNNDRVDAGDIGSGHSVTAIYEITPTGSPAMMNDELRYGAADEAPAETSDGTHQGELAFVKMRYKRPGEDKSALITAPVGDGNAVATIDAAPEDVRFSVAVAAFGQKLSRTSALDDYPYQAIADLAAASRGVDPFGYRADFLGLVRLADGLSQQ
- a CDS encoding SMP-30/gluconolactonase/LRE family protein, giving the protein MFGEIEGTGFEVLDPRFENCFVGHARVERLWTGGRWLEGPAWFAAGRYLVFSDIPNNRMMRYDDTSGQTSVFRSPSNNSNGNTVDNQGRLITCEHLTRRITRTEFNGKVSILADRVAGKRLNSPNDVTVKSDGTVWFTDPSYGILHDYEGDYGEEEIGGCHVYRHDPATGATDQMTSDFVKPNGLAFSPDETTLYVADTGGTHLSGGPRHIRKLAVSGDGKLSDLGIFAECTAGFFDGFRVDRKGRIWTSAGDGVHCYDPDGTLIGKIHIPEMVSNVAFGGEKLNRLFITATTSLYAVYLTANGSRLG
- a CDS encoding LacI family DNA-binding transcriptional regulator gives rise to the protein MKNEDEPKDKRLKGGDAQKLTMAEVAKYVGVSAMTVSRAFRQDASVSEETRKRIMEAVDALGYVLDLSAGSLSSRRSGFIAALVPSINNSNFSDTARGITDALENTGLQLLLGYTDYAAEKEEKLIEAMLRRRPEGIILTGGSHTERARRMLDKAGIPVVETWEIPEEPINHVVGFSNSEAMSLLVRTLASQGYRRFGYIGGTTARDTRGSQRRSGFLKTVEELGLGPGRAISFGVPPITMEQGGQAIVSLLERWPDTEVVLCVSDLSAFGAIMECKRRGMRVPEDIAIAGFGDYEISSICHPSITTINVDCYGIGRQAAVRLLDALQAGSEASGDEITLISYKVVLRESTDRSAR
- a CDS encoding L-idonate 5-dehydrogenase; the protein is MKAIVIHAAKDLRIEEREPEVAGEGQVEIAIEAGGICGSDLHYYNHGGFGTVRLREPMILGHEIAGTVQALGAGVSDLTVGDRVAVSPSRPCNHCQYCLKGQQNHCLNMRFYGSAMPMPHIQGGFRQRLVAERWQCHKVADGISIHEAAFAEPFAVTLHAASRAGSLLGKRVLVTGCGPIGMLAIVAARVLGAREIVATDVTDSVLAIARTSGADRTINVATHAADLAAYGADKGYFDIMFEASGNERAVRAGLEALKPRAVLVQLGLGGDVSIPQNMIVAKEIEMRGTFRFHEEFALAVELINARRVNLKPLLTGVFAIEEAVAAFELASDRSKSMKVQIAF